The proteins below are encoded in one region of Triticum aestivum cultivar Chinese Spring chromosome 1B, IWGSC CS RefSeq v2.1, whole genome shotgun sequence:
- the LOC123149711 gene encoding uncharacterized protein isoform X2, whose product MAAVRCAARRLGGSLLQRTQAAVAEEGRLLAPSRLMRSRQLSTKVSGEHARNIQKKEDDCWAGFNETLKRLDELQKKKKPSVFQQRMISIDRALKSLVYGSFKVTVVYVAAATAFSGSGLEA is encoded by the exons atggcggcggttCGGTGCGCGGCGAGGAGGCTCGGCGGCTCTCTGCTCCAGCGAACGCAGGCGGCGGTCGCGGAGGAGGGACGCCTGCTCGCGCCAAGCAGGCTCATGCGCTCCCGCCAGCTCTCCACCAAGGTCTCCGGCGAG CATGCTCGCAACATCCAGAAGAAAGAGGATGACTGCTGGGCGGGGTTCAATGAGACGCTAAAGAGGTTGGACGAGCTTCAAAAAAAGAAGAAACCAAGTGTCTTTCAGCA GCGCATGATATCCATCGACCGTGCGTTGAAGAGTTTGGTCTATGGATCTTTCAAGGTGACAGTTGTGTATgtggctgctgctactgctttctCTGGCAGTGGGCTAGAAGCGTAG
- the LOC123149711 gene encoding uncharacterized protein isoform X1, protein MAAVRCAARRLGGSLLQRTQAAVAEEGRLLAPSRLMRSRQLSTKVSGERSQVAERHLLEPGSLMRSRQLSGEHARNIQKKEDDCWAGFNETLKRLDELQKKKKPSVFQQRMISIDRALKSLVYGSFKVTVVYVAAATAFSGSGLEA, encoded by the exons atggcggcggttCGGTGCGCGGCGAGGAGGCTCGGCGGCTCTCTGCTCCAGCGAACGCAGGCGGCGGTCGCGGAGGAGGGACGCCTGCTCGCGCCAAGCAGGCTCATGCGCTCCCGCCAGCTCTCCACCAAGGTCTCCGGCGAG CGATCGCAGGTGGCGGAGCGACACCTCCTCGAGCCAGGCAGCCTCATGCGCTCCCGCCAGCTCTCCGGCGAG CATGCTCGCAACATCCAGAAGAAAGAGGATGACTGCTGGGCGGGGTTCAATGAGACGCTAAAGAGGTTGGACGAGCTTCAAAAAAAGAAGAAACCAAGTGTCTTTCAGCA GCGCATGATATCCATCGACCGTGCGTTGAAGAGTTTGGTCTATGGATCTTTCAAGGTGACAGTTGTGTATgtggctgctgctactgctttctCTGGCAGTGGGCTAGAAGCGTAG